A window of the Streptomyces sp. NBC_00250 genome harbors these coding sequences:
- a CDS encoding type I restriction-modification system subunit M, translating to MAVTQQEIENRLWDAADELRVAMPEAQYSSVVFPLMFWKYLSDTWEHNHQEFLAQYEGLDGLSPEEAREIEYRDHQSFEIPFIHAGTVQERRASWSSILATVAQHGLGQRVRASLQAIESANPDKFSRLFGSMTWTQEAVLPAEVLASVMRAMDRTPKMHEGNMSHDVLGGAYEYLLKRFSDGSGTRAGQFFTPREVVELIIELLDPKNHESVYDPTCGSGGMLIAAASLLKAHGGRGYTLSLNGQEAVTDTAGVARMNLFMHNLTEFKVEVGDTLRDPRFKKPDGSVKQFDVIVANPPYSMKWKPWANDPRAIGGVAPQSSADWAFVQHMIASMDPKKGRAGVVLPHGVLFRGGQESAIRKRVLDDDLLEAVIGLPANLFYSTSIPTCILVFRAPGTKASKREDGVLFIDASTRFTKAKNRSILTGADIADVVTAYHSGSDGDGEAGLSARFVPSTEIVANGYDLNIGRYIKQAAAEQEDLGTLIDAYNIARAERQKAEQRMLAVLSAAGIEGFDE from the coding sequence ATGGCAGTGACCCAGCAGGAGATCGAGAACCGGTTGTGGGACGCCGCCGACGAGCTGCGCGTGGCGATGCCCGAAGCGCAGTACTCCTCGGTCGTCTTCCCGCTGATGTTCTGGAAGTACCTGTCGGACACCTGGGAGCACAACCACCAGGAGTTCCTGGCCCAGTACGAGGGCCTGGACGGCCTCTCCCCCGAGGAAGCCCGCGAGATCGAGTACCGCGACCACCAGTCGTTCGAGATTCCGTTCATCCACGCTGGCACCGTCCAGGAGCGCCGCGCTTCTTGGTCGTCCATCCTCGCTACCGTCGCCCAGCACGGCCTTGGGCAGCGGGTTCGTGCATCCCTCCAGGCCATCGAATCGGCCAACCCTGACAAGTTCTCCCGTCTGTTCGGGTCCATGACCTGGACCCAGGAAGCGGTGCTGCCGGCGGAAGTGCTGGCGTCGGTCATGCGGGCGATGGACCGCACCCCGAAAATGCACGAGGGCAACATGTCCCACGACGTGCTCGGTGGAGCGTACGAGTACCTGCTCAAGCGCTTCTCCGACGGGTCAGGCACCCGCGCCGGCCAGTTCTTCACCCCGCGTGAGGTCGTCGAACTGATCATCGAGCTGCTGGACCCCAAGAACCACGAGTCGGTGTACGACCCGACCTGCGGGTCTGGTGGCATGCTCATTGCCGCCGCGAGCCTCCTGAAGGCCCACGGCGGGCGGGGGTACACACTCAGCCTGAACGGGCAAGAAGCGGTAACGGATACCGCAGGTGTGGCCCGCATGAACCTCTTCATGCACAACCTGACCGAGTTCAAGGTCGAGGTCGGCGACACCTTGAGGGACCCGCGCTTCAAGAAGCCGGACGGGTCCGTCAAGCAATTCGACGTGATTGTCGCCAATCCGCCCTACAGCATGAAGTGGAAGCCCTGGGCCAACGACCCGCGCGCCATCGGAGGGGTCGCCCCACAGTCGTCGGCGGACTGGGCATTCGTGCAGCACATGATCGCCAGCATGGATCCGAAGAAGGGCCGCGCCGGCGTCGTCCTGCCGCACGGCGTCCTCTTCCGAGGCGGCCAGGAATCAGCCATCCGCAAGCGTGTCCTGGACGACGACCTGCTTGAAGCCGTGATCGGGCTACCTGCGAACCTCTTTTACAGCACATCGATTCCGACCTGCATCCTCGTCTTCCGTGCCCCCGGCACCAAGGCCTCGAAGCGAGAAGACGGCGTGCTGTTCATCGACGCTTCCACACGGTTCACCAAAGCCAAGAACCGCAGCATCCTCACTGGCGCAGACATCGCCGACGTCGTGACTGCCTACCATTCGGGCTCCGACGGTGATGGAGAGGCCGGCCTCTCTGCGCGGTTTGTCCCCAGCACAGAGATCGTGGCGAACGGGTACGACCTCAACATCGGCCGTTACATCAAGCAGGCCGCCGCCGAGCAGGAGGACCTCGGCACCCTCATCGACGCCTACAACATCGCCCGGGCTGAGCGCCAGAAGGCCGAGCAGCGCATGCTAGCGGTCCTCTCTGCCGCAGGGATCGAGGGCTTCGATGAGTGA
- a CDS encoding restriction endonuclease subunit S has translation MSDWQQISLGDLETPVRRKAAVPPQGSRASMSDSYALRRLGEVMRLDIQRTPMNPATTYRLAGVLNAGKGLVAKGEFDGGDTAYAAMNVLRADQVVMRKLTAWEGPITVVPTEFDGFVVSNEFPTFTLGPELMPEWIRHVCRSPRLWTEMKNRVSGTVQRRKRLNPEQLLQIQLPIPPREVQTRIVELLDAVDDQITALDTEADVLDKLWWALGREMVAAVTDKATVPLASFCDISGGLTKNKKDLEQPDLVEVPYLRVANVHRHHLDLSEVARIQTTQAKADKLRLYAGDILMNEGGDKDKLGRGHVWEDQIPDCIHQNHVFRVRVTNRHFDPYFVSAWGNTFGREWFETFGTQTTGIASINRATLSRFPVPDIPLSVQQDWAGRLGAIVETMDSLRIQASGLRATRASLAAGLLDCAIDIKSAELEV, from the coding sequence ATGAGTGACTGGCAGCAGATCAGCCTCGGTGACCTGGAGACTCCTGTGCGTCGCAAGGCAGCCGTTCCGCCGCAGGGATCGAGGGCTTCGATGAGTGACAGCTACGCACTGCGTCGGCTCGGAGAAGTAATGCGCCTCGATATTCAGCGCACCCCGATGAATCCTGCAACCACCTATCGTCTGGCCGGGGTCCTGAACGCAGGAAAGGGGCTTGTCGCTAAAGGCGAATTCGACGGCGGAGACACAGCGTACGCGGCAATGAACGTACTGCGCGCCGACCAGGTCGTAATGCGCAAATTGACCGCATGGGAAGGCCCGATCACCGTAGTGCCTACCGAGTTCGACGGATTCGTCGTCAGTAACGAGTTCCCGACGTTCACGCTCGGCCCAGAGCTGATGCCCGAATGGATTAGGCACGTCTGTCGTTCACCGCGCCTGTGGACGGAGATGAAGAATCGGGTGAGCGGGACAGTCCAACGGCGCAAGCGTCTCAACCCAGAGCAACTCTTGCAGATCCAACTTCCGATCCCGCCCCGCGAGGTACAGACACGGATCGTCGAGCTGCTCGACGCAGTTGATGACCAGATCACCGCGCTCGACACCGAGGCAGACGTGCTCGATAAGCTTTGGTGGGCGCTGGGACGGGAGATGGTAGCAGCGGTTACCGACAAGGCGACGGTCCCGTTGGCGTCGTTCTGCGACATCTCCGGAGGGCTCACCAAGAACAAGAAGGACCTTGAGCAGCCAGACCTTGTGGAGGTGCCATACCTGCGGGTGGCGAATGTCCACCGGCATCATCTGGATTTGTCTGAGGTGGCGAGAATCCAGACCACCCAGGCCAAGGCAGACAAGCTCCGACTGTATGCCGGCGACATTCTGATGAACGAGGGCGGCGACAAGGACAAACTCGGTCGGGGGCACGTCTGGGAGGACCAGATTCCCGACTGCATCCACCAGAACCACGTCTTCAGGGTCCGGGTCACCAATCGGCACTTCGACCCATATTTCGTGTCTGCCTGGGGTAATACCTTCGGTCGGGAGTGGTTCGAGACATTCGGCACCCAGACGACAGGGATCGCCTCCATCAACCGCGCGACCCTCAGCAGATTCCCCGTCCCGGACATCCCATTGTCCGTCCAGCAGGATTGGGCGGGGCGTCTCGGGGCCATCGTAGAGACCATGGACTCCCTCCGTATCCAGGCGAGCGGTCTCCGAGCGACCCGCGCAAGCCTAGCGGCGGGGCTACTGGACTGCGCGATCGACATCAAGTCTGCCGAGTTGGAGGTCTGA
- a CDS encoding type I restriction endonuclease subunit R, with product MTKGIREREFQNLMIQWSLPMGWGFTAGRSLPRETTQTVLAGQLRDAIVQLNPGVIDGFDVDAVVEEIIATVNAVDGGLVRANEQVLKLLRGHKEFRDADGVWHTLKVIDLEHPTANTLVVSDEVTITVPGKTPRRFDLVYWVNGLPLVVVEVKSPTAKSGWADAAREINDVYATEYPWFFTPNVFAIASDGLKLRFGAAGAPLNLWQPFRSTDDDENLSGQADVQRSVELLLNPATVLDMLENFVLFDTSGGGADKKYLPRYPQMEAAHLIHRRVLADGKKGLVWHHQGSGKTLLMVFAASLLLADTRTESPTIILLSDRTQLVRQTSGVFTSAMGNAYFHQPSTSKELRSLLADDVRGVISTTVHKFADAGKNLSTRRNIIVLVDEAHRTQSSEEESLAGQMRAALPHAKFFGMTGTPVRNLATNTFALFGEESDPNRVLHRYSVSRSLQDEATVPVMLDPHPVTFEMNDRALQAEFDQFADEFDLDDPDRETLSRKFGRLTSVFANPERIHTVCQDIVDHYLAGTYRNGLKAQVVAYNRELAVAYTDKINELLAGFEASQVLAEVGKHDRITAEVNIHVSDAKTEEAAMRPYRLSEVDEEDQKRRFLTPDDPLCFLVVTAKLMTGFDAPNEGVLYLDKPMKAHNLFQTITRPNRTWVSPAGFVKTTGVVVDYISLAEEVQRAVVDPTSEGSAGKGGGFVTDLTDLVAEFRTTFARIEDLLADVDGLDLTAHGYESVRCINGFLDANPDAAEVFSKNYRLLARLYPLINTDKRVAKYQDGFGLFGSAYTTLFKKSSDEERKERLGELGPMVLEIINAHVHSFSVAASQEEALVLDAQGITILKELLSLVRPKPDEDDSEDKRPPSAAEILDHIKAALEKGIEPGSAKYTALAERIRQLRDRIIQNAQDALEFLAEALRVARAIVNAEKHPDEAVVLDDDHVGVLSRIIHDHAPPGLTVTEQNLAEEIDQVVKRTLAQSWDNAEARNRGVRRGTAAVFRRYMLKPVGEPYGSTVAYVEAHYLVD from the coding sequence GTGACGAAGGGCATTCGGGAGCGCGAGTTTCAGAACTTGATGATCCAGTGGTCCCTCCCGATGGGATGGGGCTTCACAGCGGGCAGGTCGCTGCCGCGGGAGACGACGCAAACGGTGCTCGCCGGCCAGCTGCGTGACGCCATCGTCCAGCTCAACCCTGGGGTGATCGACGGGTTCGACGTGGACGCCGTAGTCGAGGAGATCATCGCGACGGTCAACGCCGTCGACGGCGGGCTGGTGCGGGCCAACGAGCAGGTGCTGAAACTGCTGCGCGGACACAAGGAGTTCCGGGACGCTGACGGCGTGTGGCACACCCTGAAGGTCATCGATTTAGAGCACCCGACCGCCAACACGCTAGTCGTGTCGGACGAGGTGACCATAACCGTCCCCGGCAAGACCCCTCGGCGATTCGACCTCGTCTACTGGGTCAACGGCCTGCCCCTGGTAGTAGTCGAGGTTAAATCACCGACCGCGAAGTCCGGGTGGGCCGACGCCGCGCGCGAGATCAACGACGTGTACGCCACCGAGTACCCGTGGTTCTTCACCCCCAACGTCTTCGCCATCGCCTCCGATGGGCTGAAGCTGCGGTTCGGTGCCGCTGGTGCGCCCCTGAACCTGTGGCAGCCGTTCCGATCCACTGACGACGACGAGAACCTGTCCGGGCAGGCCGACGTGCAGCGCTCCGTCGAGCTGCTGCTCAACCCGGCCACGGTCCTGGACATGCTCGAAAACTTCGTCCTCTTCGACACCTCTGGGGGCGGGGCGGACAAGAAGTACCTGCCCCGTTACCCACAGATGGAGGCCGCCCACCTGATCCACAGGCGGGTCCTGGCCGACGGCAAGAAGGGTCTGGTCTGGCACCACCAAGGCAGCGGGAAGACGCTGTTGATGGTGTTCGCTGCTTCGCTGCTGCTGGCTGACACCCGTACCGAGTCGCCCACGATCATCTTGCTCTCGGACCGAACCCAGCTCGTGCGGCAAACATCCGGGGTATTCACCTCCGCGATGGGCAACGCGTACTTCCACCAGCCCTCCACCAGCAAGGAGTTGCGTTCCCTGCTGGCTGACGATGTGCGCGGCGTCATCTCCACGACTGTCCACAAGTTCGCCGACGCCGGCAAGAACCTGTCGACCCGTCGCAACATCATCGTGCTGGTCGACGAGGCACACCGCACCCAGTCATCCGAGGAAGAGTCCCTGGCGGGGCAGATGCGCGCAGCATTGCCGCACGCGAAGTTCTTCGGCATGACCGGCACACCCGTCAGGAACCTCGCCACCAACACCTTCGCCCTCTTCGGCGAGGAGAGCGACCCGAACAGGGTGCTGCACCGGTATTCGGTGTCCCGGTCTCTGCAGGACGAGGCAACCGTTCCAGTCATGCTGGACCCGCACCCGGTCACCTTCGAGATGAACGACCGTGCTCTACAGGCCGAGTTCGACCAGTTCGCCGACGAATTCGACCTCGACGACCCCGACCGTGAAACCTTGTCCCGCAAGTTCGGGCGCCTCACCTCGGTGTTTGCCAACCCCGAACGCATCCACACGGTCTGCCAGGACATCGTGGATCACTACCTGGCCGGCACCTATCGCAACGGCCTCAAGGCGCAGGTCGTCGCCTACAACCGTGAGCTGGCCGTGGCATACACGGACAAGATCAACGAGCTGCTGGCCGGCTTCGAGGCGTCGCAGGTACTCGCCGAGGTCGGCAAGCACGATCGGATCACCGCAGAGGTGAATATCCACGTCTCGGACGCCAAGACCGAGGAAGCGGCCATGCGGCCCTACCGGCTCTCCGAGGTCGACGAGGAGGACCAGAAGCGGCGATTCCTCACCCCCGATGACCCACTGTGCTTCCTGGTCGTGACGGCCAAGCTGATGACTGGGTTTGATGCCCCCAACGAGGGCGTCCTCTACCTGGACAAGCCAATGAAGGCTCACAACCTGTTCCAGACGATCACCCGCCCGAACCGCACTTGGGTGTCCCCGGCCGGATTCGTGAAGACCACCGGCGTGGTCGTGGACTACATCAGCCTGGCCGAAGAGGTCCAGCGTGCGGTCGTCGACCCTACCTCGGAGGGGTCCGCCGGCAAGGGCGGTGGGTTCGTAACCGACCTGACCGACCTCGTCGCCGAGTTCCGCACCACCTTCGCCCGCATCGAAGACCTCCTCGCAGACGTGGACGGCCTCGACCTCACAGCCCACGGATACGAGTCCGTACGTTGCATCAACGGCTTCCTGGACGCCAACCCTGACGCCGCCGAGGTCTTCAGCAAGAACTACCGGCTTCTGGCCCGCCTGTACCCACTCATCAACACAGACAAGCGGGTCGCCAAGTACCAGGACGGCTTCGGGCTCTTCGGGTCTGCGTACACGACCCTGTTCAAGAAGTCTTCTGACGAGGAAAGGAAGGAGCGACTGGGCGAGCTGGGGCCGATGGTCCTGGAGATAATCAACGCCCACGTCCACTCCTTCTCGGTGGCCGCCTCCCAGGAAGAAGCCCTCGTCCTGGACGCTCAGGGCATCACCATCCTCAAGGAGCTGCTGTCCCTCGTCCGTCCCAAGCCCGACGAGGACGACAGCGAGGACAAAAGGCCGCCGTCTGCGGCGGAGATCCTGGACCACATCAAGGCTGCCCTCGAGAAAGGCATCGAACCGGGGTCCGCGAAGTACACCGCCCTGGCAGAGCGGATCAGGCAGCTGCGGGATCGGATCATCCAGAACGCCCAGGACGCCCTGGAGTTTCTGGCCGAAGCACTTCGGGTCGCCCGTGCCATCGTGAACGCCGAGAAGCACCCCGACGAAGCCGTCGTACTGGACGACGACCATGTGGGTGTCCTGTCGCGGATCATCCACGACCACGCGCCACCCGGCCTCACCGTCACCGAGCAGAACCTGGCCGAAGAGATCGACCAGGTAGTCAAGCGCACCCTCGCCCAGTCATGGGACAACGCTGAGGCCCGCAACCGCGGTGTCCGCCGTGGCACCGCCGCAGTCTTCCGCCGGTACATGTTGAAGCCGGTGGGAGAGCCCTACGGCTCCACCGTGGCCTACGTCGAAGCCCACTATCTCGTCGACTGA
- a CDS encoding tyrosine-type recombinase/integrase, producing the protein MTRASAPKPRQPNGASSIYLGKDGRWHGRVTVGVKDDGTPDRRHVGRKTRAEVTKLVRELERQRDKGAVRKAGQSWTVKTWLTHWVENIAAAHVSENTIDGYRVAVNHHLIPGLGAHRLEKLDPEHLERFYKKMQDNGSAAGTAHQAHRTIRTALNEAVRRKHLTANPASIAKAPKVEEEEVEPYTVEEVQRLLAEAAKHRNTARWVIALALGLRQGEVLGMQWDDVDFELGVVRVRRGRLRPRYKHGCGERCGRKPGYCPQKINTRRETKNAKSRAGQRPIGAPDELLQLLRQHKEEQARERARARDLWTEKGYVFTSPTGEPLNPNTDYHKWKELLKAAGVRDARLHDARHTAATVLLILGVSDAVVDAIMGWEPGKSARMRRRYQHLTSRVLKDTAAKVGGLLWGTDQAEGSAAPEADQSPVPAELMVHVARLGERRVPFLHREHADEVVTRWSEDWPDHPAEVEEWDRWRWEHQGPGGPSAIRDRVPERAVVFHARALFLPGGERAATGVPEQWSVPAWDFETDRYTDRASAWRTARRPGTGQEVEAQVRGTDKAAVEADFAEACAQAVDRARHPGKYGDTEDW; encoded by the coding sequence ATGACGCGAGCCTCCGCACCGAAGCCCCGCCAGCCCAACGGCGCCTCGTCCATCTACCTCGGCAAAGACGGGCGCTGGCACGGCCGCGTCACCGTCGGCGTCAAGGACGACGGCACCCCGGACCGTCGCCACGTCGGCCGCAAGACCCGAGCCGAGGTCACCAAGCTCGTACGCGAGCTGGAACGGCAGCGCGACAAGGGCGCCGTCCGCAAGGCCGGCCAGTCGTGGACCGTGAAGACATGGCTCACCCACTGGGTCGAGAACATCGCCGCCGCGCACGTCTCGGAGAACACGATCGACGGCTACCGCGTCGCGGTGAACCACCACCTCATCCCCGGCCTGGGCGCCCACCGCCTGGAGAAGCTCGACCCGGAGCACCTGGAGCGCTTCTACAAGAAGATGCAGGACAACGGCAGCGCCGCCGGCACCGCCCACCAGGCCCACCGCACGATTCGCACGGCGCTGAACGAGGCCGTGCGCCGCAAGCACCTCACGGCGAACCCGGCCTCCATCGCCAAGGCCCCCAAGGTCGAAGAGGAGGAGGTCGAGCCGTACACGGTCGAGGAGGTCCAGCGGCTCCTCGCTGAGGCCGCCAAGCACCGCAACACCGCCCGTTGGGTCATCGCGCTCGCCCTCGGCCTGCGCCAGGGCGAGGTCCTCGGTATGCAGTGGGACGACGTCGACTTCGAGCTCGGCGTCGTCCGCGTACGCCGTGGCCGGCTGCGGCCCCGCTACAAGCACGGCTGCGGCGAACGCTGTGGACGCAAACCCGGCTACTGCCCCCAGAAGATCAACACCCGCCGTGAGACGAAGAACGCCAAGTCCCGCGCCGGCCAGCGCCCCATCGGTGCCCCCGATGAACTCCTCCAGCTCCTGCGCCAGCACAAGGAGGAGCAGGCACGCGAGCGAGCCCGGGCCCGTGACCTGTGGACGGAGAAGGGGTACGTCTTCACTTCGCCCACCGGCGAGCCCCTGAACCCGAACACGGATTACCACAAGTGGAAGGAGCTGCTGAAGGCCGCTGGCGTCCGCGATGCCCGCCTCCATGACGCCCGCCACACCGCAGCAACTGTCCTGCTCATCCTCGGCGTCTCCGACGCGGTCGTCGACGCCATCATGGGCTGGGAACCCGGCAAGTCCGCCCGGATGCGCCGCCGCTACCAGCACCTGACCAGCCGCGTCCTCAAGGACACCGCCGCCAAGGTCGGCGGCCTCCTGTGGGGCACGGACCAGGCGGAGGGAAGCGCCGCGCCGGAGGCCGACCAGAGCCCCGTCCCCGCCGAGCTGATGGTCCACGTGGCCCGCCTCGGCGAGCGACGCGTGCCCTTCCTCCACCGCGAGCACGCCGACGAGGTCGTCACACGCTGGAGCGAGGACTGGCCCGACCACCCTGCCGAGGTCGAAGAATGGGACCGCTGGCGCTGGGAACACCAGGGCCCCGGCGGCCCGAGCGCTATCCGCGACCGCGTGCCGGAGCGGGCCGTTGTCTTCCACGCCCGAGCCCTGTTCCTCCCCGGCGGGGAACGCGCGGCGACCGGGGTCCCGGAGCAGTGGTCGGTGCCGGCCTGGGACTTCGAGACCGACCGCTACACCGACCGCGCCTCGGCCTGGCGCACGGCCCGACGACCCGGCACGGGCCAGGAGGTCGAGGCTCAGGTGCGAGGCACGGACAAGGCGGCTGTAGAGGCGGACTTCGCCGAGGCGTGTGCACAGGCTGTGGATCGAGCGCGGCATCCTGGGAAATACGGGGACACCGAAGACTGGTAG
- a CDS encoding helix-turn-helix domain-containing protein, which yields MPQPALPISQIAQLLDVPEDALRTLMAERRSVGDTTLVALTVAEAARRIGIGRTKLYEYVSSGEIVSVKIGSLRRIPAEAVNEFLARRLSATDFGAAA from the coding sequence ATGCCGCAGCCCGCGCTGCCCATTTCCCAGATAGCCCAGCTCCTGGACGTCCCCGAAGACGCCCTGCGCACCCTGATGGCCGAGCGGCGATCCGTCGGCGACACGACCTTGGTCGCCCTCACCGTCGCCGAGGCCGCCCGCCGGATCGGCATCGGCCGCACCAAGCTGTACGAGTACGTCTCCTCCGGCGAGATCGTCTCCGTCAAGATAGGCAGTTTGCGCCGCATCCCAGCAGAGGCGGTGAACGAATTCCTGGCCCGCCGTCTGTCGGCGACCGACTTCGGAGCTGCCGCATGA
- a CDS encoding helix-turn-helix transcriptional regulator: protein MPEEHVAARIKLEREVRGWSTVKLAEEMAAVGHPINQSAIWRIESGKPRRRVNLDEALGFCKVFDITMQDLTGPPGELATPRIRELAREYVQMTREYHQLRATIDRNQMHLHEIDMELNAYGDKGPEQRGQVDELLRLEERALQRSLHPSRAHLRNQGQPPTGE from the coding sequence ATGCCGGAGGAGCACGTCGCTGCCCGCATCAAGCTGGAGCGCGAGGTCCGCGGTTGGAGCACGGTGAAGCTCGCCGAGGAGATGGCCGCCGTCGGCCATCCGATCAACCAGTCGGCGATCTGGCGCATCGAGAGCGGCAAACCCCGTCGCAGGGTCAACCTCGACGAGGCGCTCGGCTTCTGCAAGGTCTTCGACATCACCATGCAGGACCTGACGGGGCCGCCAGGAGAGCTGGCCACGCCCCGCATTCGCGAGCTTGCCCGTGAGTACGTCCAGATGACGCGCGAGTACCACCAACTGCGAGCGACGATCGACCGGAACCAGATGCACCTGCACGAGATCGACATGGAACTCAATGCATACGGGGACAAGGGCCCCGAGCAGAGAGGACAGGTCGACGAACTCCTCCGGCTCGAAGAACGGGCCCTGCAGAGGAGCCTGCACCCATCCCGGGCGCACCTGCGAAACCAGGGGCAGCCACCCACAGGCGAATAG
- a CDS encoding DnaB-like helicase N-terminal domain-containing protein: MTQGTTLPSQTPSRFDEGPTPTEPPFNLDAERAVLGACMHKADVIDAVRPVLGDDAFYRPAHETIWRALLTQHREDKPTDPIVLTELLQQQGDLQRVGGPTYVFQLADAPYGTGSAEHHAEIVRAKADLRRLMTSAVRTLQRAQEPGADPEAIRSEVEAEVRAERERALASGQGRLSRFATNGWSFVKESGADTEPLWGTREKTVWASGESLMIVGAPGVGKTTLAHQVIFARIGLQETVLEMPVAPSRRVLYLAMDRPKQIAKAMARRVFPTDEKILRERLVVWEGPLPATLDKEPDLLADLAAAHQADTIVIDSLKDAVSTMVDDSLAVAFHNARMRAIRNGVEIMELHHQRKATADAPRGQRPSLDQVYGSTWFTSGAGSVLFVTGRAGDPAVTLHHLKTSTGEVGPLDVTHDHVRGTTTLDPTKDPAVLLQNAPNGLTARDLATVLIGGGDPERADIEKARRHLSRLVDSGLATKAEGIAGGAGGGQQARYYASARHLTAVG; the protein is encoded by the coding sequence GTGACCCAGGGTACGACCCTGCCATCCCAGACGCCATCCCGCTTCGACGAAGGTCCCACCCCGACGGAACCCCCGTTCAACCTGGACGCCGAGCGCGCGGTCCTTGGCGCCTGCATGCACAAAGCCGACGTCATCGACGCGGTCCGGCCCGTCCTCGGCGACGACGCCTTCTACCGGCCCGCCCACGAGACCATCTGGCGCGCGCTCCTCACCCAGCACCGCGAGGACAAGCCGACCGACCCGATCGTCCTCACCGAACTGCTCCAGCAGCAAGGCGATCTGCAACGGGTCGGCGGTCCCACCTACGTGTTCCAGCTCGCCGACGCGCCCTACGGCACCGGCAGCGCCGAGCACCACGCGGAGATCGTCCGCGCGAAGGCCGACCTACGCCGCCTGATGACCTCCGCTGTACGGACCCTCCAGCGGGCCCAGGAACCCGGCGCTGATCCCGAGGCGATCCGCAGCGAGGTCGAAGCGGAAGTACGCGCCGAACGCGAGCGCGCACTCGCCTCGGGACAGGGACGGCTGTCCCGCTTCGCCACCAACGGATGGTCGTTCGTCAAAGAGAGCGGCGCGGACACCGAGCCCCTGTGGGGCACCCGCGAGAAGACCGTCTGGGCCTCTGGCGAGAGCCTGATGATCGTCGGCGCTCCGGGCGTCGGCAAGACGACCCTGGCCCATCAGGTGATCTTCGCCCGCATCGGCCTGCAGGAGACCGTCCTGGAGATGCCCGTCGCCCCCAGCAGGCGCGTGCTCTACCTGGCGATGGACCGCCCCAAGCAGATCGCCAAGGCCATGGCCCGCCGCGTCTTCCCCACCGACGAGAAGATCCTGCGCGAGCGGCTCGTGGTCTGGGAAGGTCCGCTGCCCGCCACACTCGACAAGGAGCCCGACCTCCTCGCTGACCTCGCCGCCGCCCACCAGGCCGACACCATCGTGATCGACAGCCTCAAGGACGCGGTCAGCACGATGGTCGACGACAGCCTCGCGGTCGCCTTCCACAACGCCCGCATGCGCGCCATTCGCAACGGCGTGGAGATCATGGAGCTGCACCACCAGCGCAAGGCCACCGCCGACGCACCGCGCGGCCAGCGTCCCAGCCTCGACCAGGTCTACGGCTCCACCTGGTTCACCTCCGGCGCGGGCAGCGTCCTGTTCGTCACCGGCCGGGCAGGCGACCCCGCGGTCACCCTGCACCACCTCAAAACCTCCACCGGTGAAGTCGGCCCCCTGGACGTCACCCACGACCACGTACGCGGCACCACCACCCTCGACCCCACCAAGGACCCCGCTGTCCTGCTGCAGAACGCCCCCAACGGGCTGACCGCACGGGACCTGGCCACCGTCCTCATCGGCGGAGGCGACCCCGAACGCGCCGACATCGAGAAGGCGCGACGCCACCTCAGCCGCCTCGTCGACAGCGGCCTGGCCACCAAGGCAGAAGGCATCGCCGGAGGGGCCGGAGGCGGCCAGCAGGCCCGCTACTACGCCTCCGCCCGCCACCTCACCGCCGTCGGCTGA
- a CDS encoding MobC family plasmid mobilization relaxosome protein produces MAETAQRQGAPDREVGTEGGPDPETLHAVQQQILRPTHATEPTAGERAVQSVEPAIRRFTGTKRTVRVGPLRFTGDEHAGLQEAAAEHGYKGESGFAADIVLAFVSGRFTANLPLSEDRRRTHMFRAQVLRELNRIGVNVNQIARALNSDLTPPDIRHRLDELHRLLELIADALREPTESGKDLAA; encoded by the coding sequence GTGGCGGAGACGGCCCAGCGCCAGGGGGCGCCGGACCGGGAGGTCGGGACCGAGGGCGGCCCCGACCCAGAGACGCTCCACGCCGTCCAGCAGCAGATCCTCCGCCCCACACATGCCACCGAGCCGACGGCCGGCGAGCGAGCGGTGCAGAGCGTCGAGCCGGCAATCCGCCGTTTCACCGGCACCAAGCGGACCGTGCGCGTCGGCCCGCTGCGCTTCACCGGCGACGAGCACGCCGGCCTCCAGGAGGCCGCCGCCGAGCACGGCTACAAGGGGGAATCCGGCTTCGCCGCCGACATCGTCCTCGCATTCGTATCCGGTCGGTTCACCGCGAACCTGCCGCTGTCCGAGGACCGCCGCCGTACCCACATGTTCCGCGCCCAGGTGCTGCGCGAGCTCAACCGGATCGGCGTCAACGTCAACCAGATCGCCCGCGCCCTCAACAGCGACCTCACCCCGCCCGACATCCGACACCGTCTCGACGAGCTCCACCGCCTGCTGGAGCTGATCGCCGATGCCCTGCGCGAACCGACCGAATCCGGGAAGGACCTGGCCGCGTGA